The Aedes aegypti strain LVP_AGWG chromosome 3, AaegL5.0 Primary Assembly, whole genome shotgun sequence genome contains a region encoding:
- the LOC5579103 gene encoding protein flightless-1 gives MSSTGVLPFVRGIDFTFNDFSDGRFPKNIKHMSGVQWLKLDRTGIDEIPEEMGKLMKLEHLSMKNNQLEKLYGELTELNCLRSLNMRRNNIKSSGIPNELFDLEELTTLDLSHNKLKEVPEGLEKAKSLLVLNLSNNQIECIPPSLFINLTDLLFLDLSSNKLETLPPQTRRLSNLQTLILNDNPLELFQLRQLPSLQNLVCLQMRNTQRTLNNFPTSLDSLTNLQELDLSQNALSKLPDALYNLGNLKRLNLNDNVIQEISPLIENLSKLETLNLSRNQLVLLPATLCKLQNLRRLYVNDNQLNFEGIPSSIGKLGALEVFSASNNQLEMVPEGLCRCGSLKKLNLSSNRLITLPESIHLLTDMEQLDLRNNPDLVMPPKPVEVQRGDGLAFYNIDFSLQTQLRLAGANVPAQAQVANSSKDPIARKLRLRRGARTDSTEQDSAKILKGMQDIAKEKNSLGFEDEKAENLKPKRWDESLEKPPVDYSEIFEEEDGQYVGLTIWEIENFLPNKIEEAAHGKFYEGDCYIVLKTSHDDAGQLSWEIFFWIGTKATLDKRACAAIHAVNLRNYLGARCRTIREEQADESDEFLALFDTEVAYIEGGRTPTGFYTIENLVYIVRLYRVHDAGANIHLEPVEVTYESLDPGYVFLLDTGLQIFVWYGCRSKNTLKSKARLIAEKINKNERKNKAEIFQEYQGSEGVDFWKAFGFSDGQGPGVKPSNHVDPDFLPIPARLYQIQLGMGYLELPQVEIPNKTLHHTILNSKNVYILDCYLDLFVWFGKKSTRLVRAAAIKLSQELFNMIERPEYALITRVQEGTETQVFRSKFTGWEEIIAVDFTRTAQSVARTGADLTGWAKKQETKADLAALFMPRQPAMTLIEAQQLADDWNYDLDVMESFVLEGKKFVRLPEEELGIFHTGECYVFLCRYCLPVDDDEDEEETDTVDNVGNGKLKPSSAQAPAEEIQCVVYFWQGREAGNMGWLTFTFTLQKKFKSMFGEELEVVRIHQQQENLKFMSHFKGKFVIKNGRRKERQKTPEGKQPVEFYHLRSNGSALCTRLIQIRTDATLLNSAFCYILFVPFETDDDSESGIVYVWIGSKTTSEESRLIQEIAEDMFNNPWVSLQILHEGEEPENFFWVALGGRKPYDTDAEYMNYTRLFRCSNEKGYFTVAEKCSDFCQDDLADDDIMILDNGDQVFLWLGSRCSEVEIKLAYKSAQVYIQHMRIKQPERPRKLFLTLKNKESKRFTKCFHGWSAHKRPPE, from the exons ATGAGTTCGACAGGTGTTCTACCCTTTGTGCGGGGAATCGATTTCACCTTCAATGATTTCAGC GATGGAAGATTCCCGAAGAACATCAAACACATGTCCGGCGTGCAGTGGCTCAAGCTGGACCGGACCGGGATCGACGAAATTCCGGAGGAAATGGGCAAACTGATGAAGCTGGAACATCTCTCGATGAAGAACAACCAGTTGGAAAAACTTTACGGCGAACTGACCGAGCTAAACTGTCTGCGATCGCTGAATATGCGGAGAAATAACATCAAGAGCTCAGGTATACCGAATGAATTGTTCGACTTGGAGGAGCTTACGACGTTGGATCTATCGCACAATAAGCTGAAGGAAGTGCCGGAGGGGCTCGAGAAGGCCAAAAGCCTTTTGGTGTTGAATTTAAGCAACAATCA GATCGAATGTATTCCTCCGTCGTTGTTCATCAATCTAACCGATCTGTTATTCCTGGATCTTTCGAGCAACAAACTAGAGACCCTTCCCCCACAGACACGACGTCTATCCAATCTGCAAACATTGATTCTTAATGACAACCCCCTGGAGCTGTTTCAGCTCCGGCAATTGCCTTCGCTACAGAACCTTGTATGTCTGCAGATGCGCAACACTCAGCGCACTCTGAACAATTTCCCGACATCATTGGACAGCTTGACTAATTTGCAAGAACTGGATCTCTCCCAAAACGCTCTATCCAAACTCCCGGATGCTCTTTACAACCTGGGCAACCTAAAACGACTCAATCTGAATGACAATGTGATCCAGGAAATTTCCCCTCTCATCGAAAACCTCTCCAAACTGGAAACCCTGAACTTATCTCGCAATCAACTGGTCCTTTTACCCGCAACTCTCTGCAAGCTTCAAAACCTTCGACGGCTGTACGTCAACGATAATCAGTTAAACTTCGAAGGTATCCCATCCAGCATCGGAAAGCTGGGTGCGTTGGAAGTATTTTCTGCTTCCAACAACCAGTTGGAGATGGTTCCTGAGGGGCTCTGTCGATGTGGATCGCTCAAGAAGTTGAATCTAAGCTCGAATAGGCTGATCACACTGCCGGAATCGATTCACCTGTTGACGGACATGGAACAGCTCGATCTGAGGAACAATCCCGATCTGGTGATGCCGCCAAAACCCGTTGAGGTTCAACGAGGCGACGGTCTGGCATTCTACAACATTGATTTCTCGCTGCAGACTCAACTGAGGCTAGCAGGGGCCAATGTGCCAGCACAAGCACAGGTGGCAAACAGCAGCAAGGATCCAATAGCCAGAAAGCTGCGACTCCGACGGGGTGCGAGAACCGATTCTACCGAGCAGGATTCGGCCAAGATACTCAAAGGCATGCAGGACATTGCCAAGGAGAAGAACTCGCTTGGGTTCGAAGATGAGAAGGCGGAAAACTTGAAACCGAAACGGTGGGATGAGAGTTTGGAGAAGCCTCCGGTCGATTACTCGGAAATATTCGAGGAGGAAGACGGACAGTACGTGGGATTGACTATATGGGAGATTGAAAACTTTCTGCCGAATAAGATCGAGGAAGCAGCGCATGGGAAATTCTACGAAGGCGATTGCTATATTGTGCTGAAGACGTCCCACGACGATGCTGGGCAGTTGAGTTGGGAGATCTTCTTCTGGATTGGCACAAAAGCGACGCTGGATAAGAGGGCTTGTGCGGCGATCCACGCAGTGAACTTGAGAAACTATCTAGGGGCGCGATGCCGAACAATTCGCGAGGAACAGGCGGACGAATCAGACGAGTTCCTGGCCCTGTTCGATACCGAGGTGGCGTATATCGAAGGCGGCCGAACACCAACCGGATTCTACACGATTGAAAACTTGGTATACATCGTACGGTTGTACAGGGTTCACGATGCGGGTGCGAACATCCACCTGGAACCGGTCGAGGTCACTTACGAATCCTTGGATCCGGGATATGTGTTTCTTCTAGATACCGGTTTGCAGATTTTCGTGTGGTACGGATGCAGATCCAAGAACACGCTCAAGTCCAAGGCACGTCTGATAGCGGAGAAGATCAACAAAAACGAGCGCAAGAATAAGgcagaaattttccaggaatacCAAGGCAGCGAAGGGGTAGATTTCTGGAAGGCTTTTGGTTTCTCGGATGGACAAGGGCCAGGCGTGAAGCCATCTAACCACGTAGATCCCGACTTCCTACCCATTCCAGCAAGGCTGTACCAAATCCAACTTGGTATGGGCTATCTGGAGTTGCCGCAGGTGGAAATACCCAACAAGACACTACACCACACGATCCTGAACAGCAAAAACGTGTACATCTTGGACTGCTATCTGGATCTTTTCGTGTGGTTTGGCAAGAAATCGACTCGTTTAGTACGAGCAGCAGCAATCAAGCTCTCGCAGGAGTTGTTTAACATGATTGAACGGCCAGAATATGCCTTGATTACCCGTGTCCAAGAAGGCACTGAAACGCAAGTATTCCGATCGAAATTCACCGGTTGGGAAGAGATAATCGCCGTGGACTTTACTCGAACAGCCCAATCGGTTGCACGGACAGGAGCCGATCTTACCGGATGGGCCAAAAAGCAGGAAACGAAAGCGGATCTGGCTGCGCTGTTCATGCCAAGGCAACCTGCCATGACGTTGATCGAGGCACAGCAGCTGGCCGATGACTGGAATTACGACTTGGATGTCATGGAATCGTTTGTACTGGAAGGCAAGAAGTTCGTCCGGTTACCAGAGGAAGAGCTCGGCATATTCCACACCGGCGAGTGCTACGTATTCCTTTGCAGATATTGTCTGCCGGTAGACGACGACGAGGACGAAGAGGAAACGGATACCGTAGATAATGTGGGCAACGGAAAGCTGAAACCCTCGTCGGCACAAGCTCCGGCCGAAGAGATCCAGTGTGTGGTTTACTTCTGGCAGGGACGCGAAGCCGGCAACATGGGTTGGCTAACGTTCACCTTCACGCTGCAGAAAAAGTTCAAGTCCATGTTTGGCGAGGAGTTGGAAGTGGTACGGATACATCAGCAGCAGGAGAACCTCAAGTTTATGTCGCACTTCAAGGGTAAGTTTGTCATCAAGAATGGTCGACGGAAGGAGCGGCAGAAAACGCCGGAGGGTAAGCAGCCGGTCGAGTTCTACCATTTGCGTTCCAACGGGAGTGCTCTCTGTACGCGCTTGATTCAGATCAGGACGGATGCGACACTGCTCAATTCGGCGTTCTG TTACATACTATTTGTACCGTTTGAAACGGATGACGATTCAGAATCGGGTATTGTGTACGTGTGGATCGGCTCAAAAACGACATCCGAGGAGTCCCGTTTAATCCAAGAGATCGCCGAAGATATGTTCAATAATCCTTGGGTCAGCTTACAG ATCCTCCACGAAGGCGAAGAACCGGAGAACTTCTTCTGGGTGGCACTGGGCGGTCGCAAACCGTACGATACCGACGCCGAGTACATGAACTACACCCGGCTGTTCCGTTGTTCGAACGAGAAGGGCTACTTTACGGTAGCAGAGAAGTGTTCCGACTTCTGCCAGGATGACCTAGCCGACGACGACATCATGATCCTGGACAATGGCGATCAGGTGTTCCTGTGGTTGGGCTCACGCTGCAGCGAGGTGGAAATCAAGCTGGCCTACAAATCCGCACAG GTTTACATCCAACACATGCGCATCAAACAACCGGAACGGCCGCGAAAATTGTTCCTCACGCTGAAGAATAAGGAATCGAAACGATTCACTAAGTGCTTCCACGGCTGGAGCGCGCACAAACGACCCCCGGAGTAG